The genome window CAAGGTGAACAGGCTGGGAATCCACCTGGATTCCAAGCTCGTCTCGAGGCAGGACAGATGCGTAAAGCCAGATGGGTGAGGTGTTGAAAGGAGAGTGTTCCCTGCCAGGAGCACGGGGTGGTGGCTTCAAGTGGGAAAACAGGCCTGGGATTTGTGTGGGAAATAGTGCCAGGGTGGGAACTGCCTGCTTCCTGTTCCCATGTGCAGCCCTGCAGTCGGGCAGTGCagaggcaggcagtgccacacgGGCAGGAGGCACAGTGCCATCGCTGTGCTCGGAGATAGAGGAGCAGGATGCAGGAGTTCAGGGCTTCCTGACACCCCCAGGCACGGACGTGCTGTTGGCAGGATGCAGCAGAGTGGGCTGGGGGGCACAGCCATGCTCCCCAGTGTTTGGCAAGGCAGGGCCAGTTGCCCTCACCAGTCACCCTGCGGGGGTGAGGTGCCTGCGCTCTCGGGGCCCAGCCAGGTGACCCACGGAGGTGGAAGGCAGCAAAGCTTTTCCAGACCTGCAGCCAAgtccaggagcacagggacactgcagcagctgaaccCAGATTTCCTGAgccagctcccagtgccccGGCCCTGAGGCCTTGGCAACTTGcgtgctccagcagcaggtcACGGGAGCACCTTGTCCCATAGTAACTGTACCTCCTCTTCCTGTTTGAAGTGATAAACGAGCTGGATGGCCTGGCCAAGGGCCCAGAGATGGAGCACCGGGCTGCAGGCTATGCCCGCCAAGTGCAGGAGAGAGCCAGGAAGTCCATCGAGTTCCTGGAGGAGCGATTCGAGAGCCGGGACAACTGTTTGAGGGCTCTGACCAGCCGAGGCAACGAGCTGGAGTCCATCTCCTTCCGCAGCGAAGACACCACTGGCCAGCAGGTGAGGGCACTGGGGAGCTCTTTGCCACCACCTCCTCAGGGAAAACCAGGGACCCTGAGGGCCGTGAGCTCTGGCAGGGGGTGGCTCTGTGCCCCCACTTTGCAGGTGGCTGAGCAGACCCTTGTGTCTcagcctggggcagccctgctctCACTGAGCTGTGTTGGGGTGtctgcaggcactgcagcagtCAGGGTGGTGGGGGGGCAAAGTTTTCCCTGCCAAGGGTAACCTTGCCCTTTCTTTTCCAGGGAAACAATGACGACCTGATTCTGTCCTGCTGCCTCCACTATTGCAATGACAAGGCCAAGGATTTCATGCCCTCCAACAAAGGTGGGACATCCTCACACCCTCTTTGTCCCTTCTCTGTTGCATTCCAGGGTCCTCTCGTTTCTCTTTCATGGCCCTTGGATCTGTTCCCTCCTGCATTTTGCCTCTTTCAACACCAAGGTGCCACCTCCTGCCTCCGGTCAGCCCCAGGCTGTGGCCCTCCCACCTCGTTGCCAAATGTCACCTCATGGCACCTTGGGGATGCCCTGGCCTGTGACAAACACACCATAAACATCCACAgatccatttttttgtggtgaCAAAGGGCCAGAAAATGCCTCctccccatgacccctgatgcCTTCTGCCCAGGACTCTTTCCTCTGGATGCCTGGTTGGCATCAGCCATGTGTTCTGGGACCAGACAGCCTCCAGGCTGTTGCCAGGGCGGCAGGGATGGGAATCACATCAGCAGCTGCCCAAGAAATCAACCCGCATTTGTCAGCACGAATTCTTAGCAGCTTAACTTGTCAGATTCACAGAGAAACCGTCACCAAATGTTTATGTGCAAATGATGCTGAATTTTGAAATCATGTGGATTATGGGGAATGGGGCCTGACAAGCTGACAGCCTCTGGTTTGTAACAAGGAGGCGCGTCACCAGCGCGGGGCAGAGGATGTTTATTGTTACACATTTCTTAAAGTGTCCGCGCAGAACCTCCCGCTCCCACTTGAGGCAGCTCTCAATCCCTGGCCTGCCTTCCCACTGAGCCCCCAgttcccttccctccagcacaGGCCAGCccgccatccccagccccaacACCGTGGCCATAGCCCGCGTTCCTGGCcaccctccccttcccctcgtcctgctgctccctgcgcAGCCAATCTGGGCCCATGTTGGGCTCCCATAAACTCTGTTTTTTCCATTCCCGTCCTGGCTCGGAGGCACTGTGTTTCCTGTGCTCATAGGAACAGTACTCTGGTCACAGGACCCAGCTGCTTACACATACCCCATATGCTTCCCCTGCCTCTCACACACGTAAGCGTGGCTCCCACATCCCAGCCCGGCGCGTTGCGTGCGGGGCAGCTCATCCATCTGGGGGCAAGATCCCTTCGGTTCTTTCTCAGGCATCAGCTCTCAGTGTCTGTCTGAGCCCCAGCCAGAAACGCCTCGGTGTCAGTGGCGACTCCAAAAAAGCTCCACAAAAAATAAGGGGGGCTTTAGATCTTATAATGAGATCAACAGAATAATAGCACCAGcttcctgctggagccagggtcTCAGGCCGTCTTCCTGGCCTGGGTCAGGCAGGGACCTCCTCTTCCCAGCCTGTGGCCTGTCCACCACCCCGAGGGCAGTGGGCAATGGTCACAAATCGTCCCTGGgcagcacagagaggggagcagatgcagggctgtgtgtgaggCCCACCAGGAAGcttggcagggagcagggcgctgagagccgggagcagggagggaaggggggcACACCGTGGGATGGGTGGAAGGcctggggcagctctgagcCTCACGGTGCCCCGTGTGTGTGTCTCCTTGCAGACGATCCCATCCGTTTGCTCAGGGAAGTGGTTTTGCTGACGGACGACCGGAACCTGCGAGTCAAAGCGCTGACCCGCAACGTGCCGGTGCGGGACATCCCCACCTTCCTCAAGTGGGCTCAGGAGGGCTGAGGAGGCCATGGGGGGCCCAGGGCCCCTGAGCGAGTCACGCAGCCCCTGACGGTGGGAGCCCAGCTCCAGCGGCCGCCTCGCCACGCCGCCAGCCCACCACGAACAATAAACGCCACGTCTTCAACCCACCCCAGAATGGCCGTGCTGAGAAGGGCCCCCcgagggcagagcagctgggaaggTCATTGCTGTGGATGGTTCACGTGGAGGCTGGGCCCTTGAGGGTCCCGCCAGCCTTTGGGCGGTGCCAGCGCGGGGCTGGAGAGCCCCGCTGGCGAGGGAAGCTTTGGGTGAGCCCTGTGCTGGATCACCAGCCTTTTGCTTGGTTTGCTTGGGTGCAGAGAGCTCGAGTCACGCCTCGGTGGCTCTTTGGGTGTGGAGGCTGCGTAGGGCAGAGATTGGGGACACGCCGGCACAGGCTTTGGGGTTGTTCAGTCCAGCCTGTACCCCTTGGAGAGGCCATGGATTTCAAGGGCAGGtttccccctgccccagcctgttTTGTCCTGCATGGCCAGCCAGCCCCAGGTCCCCATCGCCCTCCCCACCGTGTGCTGCCCCATGCAGGAGCGCTGCTTGCAGAGGGGTTTGTCCTCTCCGTGGTGTGGGGTTTGCTTGTTGAGTTTCATTTTTTCAGTGTAGGTTAGTTTTCAGGTGTGTGCCCTGCCTGCTTTGCTGGGGGAGGCTTTGAAAACCCCCACAGCTGCTTTGTCCTGatcccctgcccaccccagctGTTACTTgccccttcccttctcccccaaacccctcactCCTACCCTGCTACCTTTAGGCACGCTTTTGACCTAAGGCTCAGTGTGAGGCTAACAGAATTCTCCAGGGACCCCAGGACCGGCTGTCCCATGGGTACTGTGTGTCCTCACATTGCCACAGGCCCCTCTTCAtgtgggatctggcttctgccTATGGCTGCAGAGTCAGAAAGTCCCACAGAAGTGCTCAGCCCCACTATTTGCTAGCTGAGAGGGTCCATGGATGGAGCCATTGCCTCGTCCTTGGTCATTTTGCACTTGGAGTTGGGGTTGGGGTGCTGCTGAGCCTTCCACGCCCCACGTTGTCCCATCAccaagtgtccccagtgacACAGCAGATACAGAAGCTAAGAGAGAGCATTAACCCCTGAACCAGAGCCCCTGGAGCTCTGTCAAGTCCCAGTCCCATAAGCCAGGgtgggagcagccccaaggcCACCCCTGGTCCCCGCTGGGGCGCCGCAGCCGTGGGAGGGAAGTGTCAGAGGTggcagaggaagcagcaggacagagccccgcgttttcctttcctgtgtgGGTGGCTCAGACCCAGAGTCTGCATCAGGAAGCCCAGTTACCCCTgtggcagcccccagccccacggcagggccagcagcagggtcAGAGCCTCGGCAGCGCGATGGACACGCGGCTTGtgccagagcagtgcccagcccgGGCACTGGGCATCGAGACTTTGGGGTGCCCACGGCtgctgtggggcacagggagccttTGGCACAGCACCCACGCCCCGATTCCTTGCCCACAGCCGTGCTGGCTGCCAGCTTTGCAGAGACTTTGCCTTCTCCTCCACGCCGGGTGTGTTTCAGTGTTTGTTTCCTTGCGGCTGCCCCAGCGCTGCTTTCCGAGCCCTTTCTGAGGTACCACCAGCCTGGAgggccctgcagctctgccaggtgtGTCACAGGCTCGGCCATGGGACAGTTTTGGTGCCACCAGACCAGGTGGCACAACGGTGAGCAGAGCCTGAGCGCCTGGAGccatccctgccaggctgctgggagcccttgtCTTGGGGCAGCGCCCGCGTTCGGGATGTTAAGTtggttttaataatttttagcaTTAAACATGTGTCAGTGCAGCGTGGTGTGTCATTTGTTGTCAGCCCGTGAGTTGCTGCTGAGGTTGGggtgggggacaccagggagggACAGCAGTGGGACACACTGTAAGGGtgacagcagctctgtcccacctgcatctgctgctgcccccCAGCTGAGCGGGTCTGGGCTAACCAGATGCACAACAAAGCCCCTCGggtcccctccctgcagctctgcaccccCAGGCGACCCCCGGGGTCACTCCCAGCTCAGCTTCAGCCCTGCACCAGCCAGGCCCCTTCCCAGAGAAGAACGCCAGGCCACGCGTGTTAATGTCACTTTATTGCTCATTCCGTTTCgactatagaaaaaaaaaagggcgaGAAGCCCGTGTACAAATTGGACGTGATACAGGGGGGGCCGGGGCCCCGCTGGGCGCTGCCAGCTGTGCTTTGGGTGCTGCCACCGCCAGCAGTCACCCCGCGGCAGCTCCGGGGGACACTGCCGGCCCCGGGGGACCCGGCCAGCCCCGGGAGGCTCGGGGGCAGCCGGGCAGGAGCGGCCAGCTCAGGCTAAGGCACAGTGGCTGCGAGGCCGGGGGCAGTCGCTGCTGGCGGCCGCCCGGAGCCTCGTGTGcaaaggagaggagggggcTCAGGAGGGGGGAGAAGCTTCACATTAGCCCCAACGGAGGGGTCAGGGCACGGGCCGGGGGGGTCCAGGCTGGGGGGACTTGGCCCACACCGAGCAGAAGGTGGGAGAGGGGCTGCGGTGGTGGCAGGAGGTGCCCGGGGGGGACTCGGCCATGCAccccccgggctctgccccacgggcccctcccgcagcccctgcccacctccCGTAGCTGACAAACCAGAGACCGCTTTGTCTTTGTCGTGGaccccccggcccggcccggccgcgctgGAGACGGGCGTCTttggcaaaaaataaaaaaataaaaaataatcaaggcgagtggccgcccGAGGGCGAATCCGCCGGGTCCCGGGGCTGGCCCGGGTGCCCCGGGCATCCCTGATGGCGAGGCAGGGCCCAGGGGCTCAGTCTGGGACAGGCCCTGCCCCACCTCCCAAGACCACGGGGAGCAGCCGGCCGAGCCCCTGCGCTCGGGACGGGAGGTCAGTGCTTGCTCCGGGGCGAGGAGCATCGCGATTCCCCGGCCTCGCCGCTCCCCCGTCCCGCGCTGCCGCTCAGATCCCACCGTCCCCTCCGTCAGTCCGTCCCCGAGCCCCCGGGGCGTGCTCGGGCGCACAGCCCCGGCCCAGCGCCGGCCGCTCCCGCTCAGCACGGAGCCGTCGCTCCGGCCCCGACGGACGAGCTACTCACGGCCGCGGCACAGTCCGGGTCCCGTCGCGGCAAAGCCGAGCGCCGGCGGGTCCCACCGTGGGGCCGGAGCCACGCGGCGCTGCCGAGGGCGTCCCCTCGGCCGGGGGCAGCCCTGAGGTAAGGAGCGGGCTCATGTCCTCCAAAGCCTCGGGCCGCAGCCCGGCCTCACAGCTTGTGCGTCGCTGCCGCCCCGTGCCGGGGTCCCGGCGCCCCCCACGGCAAGGGGCGGAGGTGCCGCGGGGTCAGTCCCTGATTTATCGGCTTCTCCCGGGCAAGCCGGGGCGCTGGTCGAGGGACACGCCGTCCATCCATCCCGGAGCAGCTCGCATGGGACCTTCGCTACGAGCGAGTTCTCCGGGACCGTCGGCAGCGCCTGGGGACGAGCACCCATCGCCTCTCGCCCCCCCCAGCTCCACacggggcagcgaggggagCCCAGcggcccccccagccccccggccAGGCCGGTGCTAGGGGGGCGAGTATCGCTCTATGGTCCGGGCGGCCTCGGTGTGGAGGTGTGGAGCCTGCGCCAGCACCTCGGCCGCCTTGtcctggctcagccccaggtGCTCAGCCGTGAACTTGGCCAGGGGGTAGAGGCTCTCCATGGCCTTGGGGTCGCTGAGGAAGTGCGAGGTGTGGGACAGCAGCTCGGCCGCCTTCTCCTGCTTGAGCCCCAGCTGGTCGGCGGTGAGCCGGGCCATGGCGTAGACGCTGTCGGGGAAGTCCAGCTTGGCTTTGCCGTCGGGGCCGGCCGCGTGCATCTTCATGTGGCTGATGAGGTTGCGCTGCTGGGCGAACTTGCCGCCGCACACCTGGCACTCGTAGGGCTTCTCGCCCGAGTGGATGCGCATGTGCTCGGTCAGGCGGTACTGGCGGGTGAAGCGCATCCCGCAGGCGTCGCAGGCGAAGGGCTTCAGGCCGAGGTGGCTGCGCATGTGGCGGGTCATGGTGCCGCGCTGCGTGAACTTCTTGCCGCAGATGGTGCAGGGGTAGGGCCGCGTCAGCCAGTGCGTCTTCTCGTGCTGCCGCAGCGTGGCCGGGTCCTTGTAGGACTTGTCGCAGGAGGAGCAGCGGTAAGGCCGCAAGATGTCACCCAGCCCTGGGCCACCTTTGTCCAGGAAGGGCACGGCCTGCTCGGCCGCTGCCTTGTGATAGAGCTCCTCTTCGTTGTGGGCCTCCACGTGGGCGTTGAGCTGCTCGGAGCTGGGGAAGCCCTTGCCGCAGGGGATGCAGACGTACAGGTTGTCGCCCAGGCTCTCCGGCTCGTAGCCCAGGTGGTTGCAGTAGCGGTCCAGCGCGTCGCCGGGCGAGGGGCCCTCGCTGCTGCCCGTCTCCTCGCTCGTGCTGTTATCAGGCTCCAGGTCGTTGCTCTCCACGCTGGGGTAGCGGGGCTGCGGTGCCGCAGGCGGCGATTCGGCCTTCTCCTCCcgctccagctccttctccgCCTCCCCCTCGTCCAGGTAGGGGCCCAGGGGCTCGTGCTTCATCCAGCGGTACATCAGCTCTCGCCCGTCAGCGCGGGGCAGCGGGGGCTCGGCGCAGGGCGGCGTGCTGCGGAAGGGGTCGGGGGCGTGGGGGTGCCCCCCCGGCTCGCCGCCCGGCGGGGAGTCCTTGTAGGCAGCGGCGTGGCTGCCCAGGAGGCCGGCGCTGACGGGGGGGCTGTCGTGCCGTGGGGGCAGCGAGGGCTCGCGGGGCTCGCTGGGCAGCAGGCGGTCggtgggcaggagctgggcgGAGGGGCCGGTGGGGCTCTTCTTGGACAGGTCGAGGCCGCAGGGCGGCGAGCAGTGGCGCTCGGGCGGGCACAGCCCGTGGGGGTGCAGCGGGGCGCCCTGGGCGGCCGAGGCGTACAGCTCCCCGCACTGGGTGTTGAGCGGCGCCGCCGGCTCCACGGGCGGCAGGTCCACGGGCCGCGGCGTCCCCGAGTAGCAAGCCTGGATGACCGGCGTGGcggcccgcagcccgcggcccaGCTTGTAGGGCGCGTAGCCCCCGCGCAGGTGGCAGTACTTGCCGCTGCGCTTCAGCTTCTTCTTGCAAAGGGCCACCAAGCCGGGGATCTGGAGGTAGCTGGcggcagccagcacagcacccaGGCTCTGCTCGCTGCCCGGCTCGCACTCGGCCAGGCGGCCGGTGTAGATGAAGTCGAGGATGAGGCGGAAGATGCCGGGGCTCACCATCTCATGGTCCAGGTTGAGCAGGTTGTCGTGGACCACCAGCGACTTGAGGTAGGCGCTGCTGGCGGCCAGGATGTTCTTGTGCGCGCGGAAAAGCGCGTTCTGCACCACGATGATCACGTCGCACAGGAAGCCCTTGGTGCGCTGCGtgttcagctgcagcagcagctgccgcGAGTGGCTCGGCACCTCCATGGCGTCCAGCATCCCGCTCCTCGCCCGCCGCCCTGCAACACACCGGCCGCCCCGTCAGCGCcgtgcccggccccgccggacACGCGGGGGGCTCGACGTGCGCGCCCGGGGTTTCACCCACGCGCGGGGCGGGTGGCGTGGGGGGGGCGGGTCTCAGCCCCACGCACCGCTGAGTCCCGGCCGCTCTGCGCGGCCGCCCGGCCCGTGCCACCGCTTATATGGGGGCTCGTTTCTCGGCGGCTCGGGGGGGCGGGAGGGGGGCGAAAACCCCCGGAGGGTTTTGGAGAAAGTGACATcacccgccgccgccgccagtgccgcgccccggccccgccagcCGTGGGATCCCGCGCCCACCTGCcgggggagggcagggggggaCACCCCGACACGGTGCCCGCCACTCGCCCGCCGgtccccgcgccccgccgccgTCCCGCTCCCCGCCGCGCCTCCCCGCTTCTTATGCGCCCCGCTCCCGGGAGGCGGCCGGCC of Passer domesticus isolate bPasDom1 chromosome 19, bPasDom1.hap1, whole genome shotgun sequence contains these proteins:
- the HIC1 gene encoding hypermethylated in cancer 1 protein: MRVHRDLSWLAEATGRPGRRARSGMLDAMEVPSHSRQLLLQLNTQRTKGFLCDVIIVVQNALFRAHKNILAASSAYLKSLVVHDNLLNLDHEMVSPGIFRLILDFIYTGRLAECEPGSEQSLGAVLAAASYLQIPGLVALCKKKLKRSGKYCHLRGGYAPYKLGRGLRAATPVIQACYSGTPRPVDLPPVEPAAPLNTQCGELYASAAQGAPLHPHGLCPPERHCSPPCGLDLSKKSPTGPSAQLLPTDRLLPSEPREPSLPPRHDSPPVSAGLLGSHAAAYKDSPPGGEPGGHPHAPDPFRSTPPCAEPPLPRADGRELMYRWMKHEPLGPYLDEGEAEKELEREEKAESPPAAPQPRYPSVESNDLEPDNSTSEETGSSEGPSPGDALDRYCNHLGYEPESLGDNLYVCIPCGKGFPSSEQLNAHVEAHNEEELYHKAAAEQAVPFLDKGGPGLGDILRPYRCSSCDKSYKDPATLRQHEKTHWLTRPYPCTICGKKFTQRGTMTRHMRSHLGLKPFACDACGMRFTRQYRLTEHMRIHSGEKPYECQVCGGKFAQQRNLISHMKMHAAGPDGKAKLDFPDSVYAMARLTADQLGLKQEKAAELLSHTSHFLSDPKAMESLYPLAKFTAEHLGLSQDKAAEVLAQAPHLHTEAARTIERYSPP